The genomic stretch GTCGGCATAAGAATTATTAAAACATTACCTCAATTTCTTTAGAaagtcataaagcattatagtgatgattataatacttcatctATAATGCTCTATAGATacctaatgcattataatgtttggtataagaattaagtaCTGCAATATGATGGGATCTACAGTGCATTAtgcatgagagcttcataaagcattcataatgcataataaacatggctataatgggTTATGcctatttataaatatgtatagtgatgtttatatttttatttatctttatgaatgcattataatgtgatcTGAATGTGTTGATAGATTGTTATAGATCTGCCATTCAGTGTTACCTTTTATTCTCGTATACTTCAGATGTTTCATTATTTGATgccctttatttatttaaattatagcAATTAAAACAACAAGATAAATGTTAGATGCTTAGGGACATACTGCATATCTAAAATAATCctgaaataatcattaaaaataacCAGAAATGAACCCAATGGATTTCACACCTTCCAGAATGAGATCTGCCTCTTTAAATCCTTCCTTGAGGTTCCCTTTCTTAATTGATCTCACTGGTTGATAAAATGATTTACATTCAATTGCCTCCTGcattagggggaaaaaaacaaaaattggaCATTCTGCTTCTGGAAATatgcttaaagtaaaatcacATTTTTGTGATATACTCGATTATTCTGCTTATTTGTTAAAGCACAATAAGTGTGGATTTTATATGCGCTTGTAAGATAAGATCTGCTTTATTGGTCCCATGGGAAATCTGTTTAAACACAGCTGCAAAGCAacataaagtgcacagatgcaaaaaTACTGCAAAAACTGAAAGCATAATGTATTGtgtaaaagaaatgaaaatatgGTAAAATGGTAGTCAAAGGTCACTGCCTTGATTTATGTTTAGTGCATAAATAAAGCACTGAATGAGAAGGAATCTGTGCTGTAATTCCCCTGATATACTCAATAAGAAGTTATAATAAATACATTGTTTGTCTGCAAAGTCcttaataaaaatttatataCTGCAATGTTTACCATGAATTCTAAATCCACAATAAAGGGCTAAATGCCAAAGGTTGGGTTAAACTTAGTAGAATGGCATGTTCCAGATTTAATCCAGATTGCAGTGAAAACAATTTTGTTGGTGCACTGTTACTAACCTGAATTGTGACGATAGGCTTCAGCTCTTTGTAGAAGATCTTCACTGACTTTGCAGCTCTTTGAGCATGGGCCTGTGTATCAGCAACAATGGCCCCCACTATGTGTCCGACACATGTGACCTTTGGGAAAAGAGGCAAAGTTCATGCCAGTTACACTGCAGTATTGGGTTTAATACATCAATGGGTAAAATAGCCATGCCAGTGGCATCCACTGGGCCCCAGTGCAAGATTTTATAGGGGACCCCCCTCATCATTTCTAGGGACTTGTCCATGCACACAATCGAATTTACACGACTTCCCACTCCGAGAACAGAAAAAAAGAGCTGTACTCAATTATGATATCAATTTTCGGTATATAATTGTATGCATTTCTCTCCTTATTTCGGATTCTCTTCCAAACTGTAATTCTCCCACATATGTGATTCAATAATAGGCATGTCACCTTTTTTACATCATTTACATAATTTTTACAGTGGTGTGTTTTACGCTCAAAATCCTGACCGTACCAGTAATACTGTTGGCAGGTCTTTAGGTGTCATAACAAGTTGCACAATGGTTAATGAAAGATAGCTTCACTTCTTGCTTCAACTTTTTATTGCCCCTCCCTCCGTGTGGCCCCCCTTCTTCGGGCCCCAGTGCGGCTGCATCAGCTACACTGCCTATTTTTCTGGCAGTGCTCAGCTTCTATGCTGAAACTGTGCCAAGCTAGGAGGAGGCTATCTGGACACCACTTAGTAAATCATCAATTTTTATGCCTGCAGTAAAGGTCACTTGAAAAATACTTGAAAAGCTACAATAGTACACATTGCTACAGTCACTGtaagggcacaaataatgtcttGAGCTAAGAAGAAAGTTCGTTAGTTAATCTTATCTGGAAGATTATAGAAAGACCAGACACAGATTCTACAAAGAAGGATCCCCCACCTTTGACTTCTAcaggtgtgtgtgaatggtaacATGCAGACTACTGTACATACAGCACAAATGTTTAAGCATCTAGAAATACAAGCATTGAATTATGGTTCTTCAGGAGCAGTACTCAGACAATGCTTCCGACAAAACCATCCAGCATTCTCTCATCAGTACAGCCGGTAAATGGTTGCTTATTCAGATGATTTCCCTCAATCTCTAATCAATACACCACCACGGTCGCTATAATTACCATCCCATCAGCCAGAACTGTCTCATCATAAACTGCATGTCCTGTCAGGTTGCTACCAGGGATGTCCTTAGCAGTGAGGAAGGTGACGACGCCAGGTGATGACATGGCCTCTTCGGAGTCAATGGACCTGATGGCAACACAGCCAAGTAACAATTGTAGCAGAATATTTCTTAGCAGCCAACTTAAGGACTCAAAGAAGAATCATCCACACACTTACAGAATCTGGCCGTGTGCTGTGGTGCTGGTGACCAGCGCCAGGAAAAGCTCATTCTTGTAGTGTGGGATGTCATCACAGTACACTGCCTCACCAGTGGCTTGTTTCAGGGCAGAgaggtgcatgatgggtcgacCTACGACATCCTCTTCATTCTGCCCTGGGGGCACTGCCTGGGACAATAACATTTGATTTAATACTCATTACCTCAGCACATATAAACAAATATTGCCCCTCATTTCTCAGAACAGGGTAAGTGCATGACACTAATCTGTGTTTGACCTGCAGGTTGGTTTCAATTCGTGGTGATATTTCagaatgaaaataaatgttgtACCACTTCCGTCCATATGATTTCATATCCACTTGGTACTATTGCAAGAAATTCTGGTGTTTTCAGGTCTTTTTTGCAGGTAATGTGGTGCAAAATTTAGACTGGATAGAGCGATACACATGCATATCTGGTCTATTTTGTTTCTAGCAAAGTTTATGAGGGTAAGAAAAAAAGTTTTGTGGGGTTTATTAGGCTCAGGCTGAGTAGTGAATGTATTCTGTAAATAATTGTTGGCTAGGCTTTTATTTCCAAGATAAATGTGTGTGTTACAAAGACATGCGAAGGGCGAGTATCAGACAAGGGAGAAGAGTCTGCATTGTACCTCTGTTAACTAAGAGAACTTTGCGACACACGTGTGCTGTACGCACTTTATCGCTGCATGTACAGGAAACGATGGCCACCTACCTGGTAGACCTGAGAACAGGAGGGAAACTCTTTGTGGAAAAGCTCAGTGGCACTGACGTAGTCTGGTCGGACATCTTCCAAAATAATCCCCTATATGAGAAGAATCATGGCATAGGCTTTATTTCAGTATCTGATTATAAAACTGTAGTCCTGGACAATGAATGGGAGGATAAAACACACTATAAGTTGGCCCAATATTTCTATTTTAACTTGTTTTGATGTCTGCTGTTGTTTATTGCTTAATGCTACACGTACCTGAGTAATCATCACAAAACTCTTTTAATGGTATTTTTCTTGGTGATCTGATAAATGTTTTTAAGACAGCTGCTGTTCGCCTCCTTTGCATGTGGCCTTTCATTACCTGCCCCTTTAAGTCTCCTGCCAGCTTACGCTGGACGGTGAGGAAGAACTTGAAAAAGAGGCTGATGGTCAGTGTGCGTCTGTAGGTGACAGAACCACCAGGGGCTGAGGGGTCAAGGGTCATCTCCTTGGATAAGAGGCTGCAGGCTTCCTCAAGGAGATTCTCATTCCACTTCCtgtagaaaaaatatgtatttaattGAATATCACTACTGGGTAGAATgtccagtccatcagagggtacGTTCATTAAATTACAATTTAAAGATACAATTAATAAAATAGGCACATTTAAAGCCATATTTCAGAGGTAAAACCAATGCTTTataaaaattctttttttttcattgtatcgagataccatccatccatccatctattatcggtatccatctatccatccaataTTGGTATCTACCCATCCATTCAGTatttgtatccatccatccatccatccatccatccatccatccatccatccaaccattttctGTAATCAATTGTCTTAATCAGGGTCATAGGAGGTCTGCAGCCTATCTCGGAGGCTACAGGTGTATGGCaaggaacgacccaggatggggtgccagcccatcacatggCATGTATTGGTATCCTTATAGATAAATCCCTAACCTCCCAATTAGCATCTTGCAGGTCTCCTTGGCCAGGATGGTGGTGGGTGCCATTCCTCCATAGCTGAGCTGGAGGTGCCTGACGGTGTTTGTCTCCTCCTCAAAAATGACATTCATGCCACAGGTCACAATGGCGATGTCATCCTCACGGCGTAGGGATTGCTTAAATGCCGAGAAGTACTGACCCTGTAATGCAAAAAGTGACCTGAGTCCCTGGGAATCCCTAGATCGATTCATATGTAAAGgggctgcaagacacagaggaCCTCTGCTGAGATATGCAAAGGTGCATTGGGCTGGGGACACATTTCATATCATTCAATATCTCACAGTAGATGAACTGATAATCAGCTATTTGAAAATTGCAACAAAAAATTCTGCGTACTTTCCTTGTGTAAGGAATTTCAATGGATAACAGAATCTCTTCCGGTTTTAAGGCTGTTTTTCGGTATCTTGGGAAAAATTGGTCATCCATCTGTAGGACTCGTTTCCCTCCTGGAGCAGATCATTCCATACATCTCAGGTCTAGGTGaacttatattattattaacttaatatatttttacagttgaccccccccccatatttttCAAGCTCCAGTTTAACACAGTAGCATCACATATAAAACATTATAGCTACATTTTCAATGTCTTTGCTATGGCTATAGGGTTAtgatgtgtaaaatgtaaagatTACTTAACGATTATCAAAAGGTTCCTTTTGACTACATAATATCACATTCTCTCATGTGAAATGCCATAACTCATCAGTGATGTTGCATCAGTCAGTACAGTAACTACTGATTCCACATGAACCTTCTAGTTGATGGACTACAGACTCTGAAGAACATCATCCCAAAGGTAAAAACAACATTACTGTATCATCAATGGTAAATAAATGTTCCTGAAAGTCGGCACctgtctgtaccttaaaaggtacaattacctacagctaagggtacaattggtagacccttgagggtacagtccCAGTGACACGCAAAGGTACACATTTTTACCCTTTCTTCTGAGAGCGGTACAAGTGCATTTGCCTAAGAGAGTTCATGCAGAAGCACTATTTACCTTTAGATACGACTGTTAGCTTACAGCCGGCTGCCATGAACACAGGGCTGAGATCAGAGATGGGACTGGCTGTCATTATATTGCCCCCTATAGCCTGTAAACAATAGGACAATAGGTTAACCATAGATACTAAATCAAattaatgttacaaatatcACTGCCACCTGTAAAACAGGAAATGATGCCGGCAGTTATGCAACCAGTCGCCATGTTATTCAACCTCACCGCCACGTTTCGAATTTGCCGTCCGGCGAACCACCGTAGCTGCTCCAGTATGGCATGAAGAACTTCCGTCTGGTAAGGCAGGAGGTCGTCTACAGAGCTGCGAAGCACCTCTTCCAGTTGGGTGAGGGTACAGGCCGCACCAAATAAGATCCCTTGACACATAAGCTTcactttttattgtgttataatTAGCATGTTAATACATTAAAGCATCAGAAAGACCCATACAGTATACGATCTTACACACATGTAGGCTAATTGATCTTCACATGTTTGACTATATAGACATGTGCATCTGAAAATAATACAAATCTATATGTCCTGGTGATTCCGGAACGTCTTTTGCTAATTTTACTCTGCATatagtcttatttttttaactgaaaGTTGAAACAACAGATAATGTTCAGTTTGAATTCATGCCGAAATGATTGACTGGAAGTCACCCAGATGAAGGATTAAGTTGTATGTGTATTTAATCTAATCTTCATTCTACAACCATCATAACAGATGCAGGGACGGCCTGACCATTTCTCGTATGTTGGACAACGGTGAGCTCAGGGATGACGGCAGGAGCGAGTATCACAGGATACAGCATATTCTTGAATTTCATTTCAATACCTTAAAAATGGTGTAATAATTTAGACAATATTATAAACATCGGAGACAAAATAACATTGTAATATTACCACTTATCGACAATTTTCTTGGCGAATGTGTTTCTTTTTTGTCAAATCAACAATTTATTATTTGTAATTTCTATTTTTATGCTGACAAAAGCTAGTTCACTTGGTAATGGTATACTGTACTATAGTGAAGGTTTTTTCTAAGATTAAATCCATCTACAATCTGAAGCCAATTCCCACCTGCATTGATTGCTCCACCTTAGTTCtcacaaaattaaataaatgtaaattaataaatgaagGTACTTCAGAAGTAAACTAATGAACTCCTTCCTTATGGATTTCCTTATTTACAATAAGTATAAAGCAAAAACATTTTGCTCAAACCTGAAAGCCATAACGATCTGATTCAGCAGTGCGGTCACTGTTTCAAGGTAAGCATTCCAGAGGTCTTCTTTTGTGATTCAACATGTTTGCCATAAGCATAGACTGCCTTTACCTTGAATTTTACCTATCAGTATGTCCATCCCTCCCTAAAGGCGGTAACTTACCAACTTCTGTATTGCCCACAACCAGCTTTGCTTCTGGGTATTTCGCCTTCAGGTCCAGCAGCTCTGTCAGGCAGCTGGGTTGGATCCATACCACTCGCTCGCCTTTAAATTGCAGTTTCTTATTTTCCTGTTTGGCTAAGCGCTGCAAGAAAAACACCACAGCAATGCATATTCTGCGCTCCGTTTCCACTGACTGTGATTAATTGATAGAACATGGCTACTGAGCAAAAATaagtaacaaaaaaatataccaTAATAATTTTGTTACACTATAAGTACATTTTAACATTCTAATACTGATATTAAtactaaaaaaaaactgcagattACCAGAGCAATATTTTGTGAAAAAAGTCACTGTTATACGACCAGCCAAAGTTACAGAACTATACCAATTAAAATGTAGAGGCTAGAATGTTACGGAAAGCTGCAGTTAGAACAGGCGGATAACTGTGTCATAAACAATGGAGAAATgcggaatatatatatatatatatatgcacatactGAAAGCTCAGGAGGAAATATGACCTCCTGCGTTGGGTCCAAAGGCTTGAACTCAGAGGGGTCATACAGCTGTGAGACAGAACCTCCCTGCAATTAGTAATAATTCCACATTACTCAGAAGGATGGCAACAGCAGAAAGTTTAAATAATCAAACTTTTAAATATAATACCTATTAATCTTTACTGTCAATGCAgagaaattattactattattctagTTATACTATTTTTATTACTACTGCTACTAATAATCATACAGATTTAACCTAATGTGGTTTTCACTCTATTATTacagaaacattttaaaagaaagaatGGGTAAGTACTGAATCAGAACTAAAGAATGTATTGTTATTTAATGTATTTACTCAATAAAACCGATTAAGTTACATATACTCCGCAATGTCATGTATACAACATGCCATGCATACGTCAAATGTGAATGTAAAATCTGTGTGAACGTTGGGGTTGAATATGCAAAAGCATTGTGAGAAGTTGCCCTTCCAATATGAAATGGTGACACACACAGCTCTTTAAATATTATGTTTGGCTCCTTGATGTCGGTGTCATAACAGGCTGGCACCAGTGTTACGACACATAAGTCAACTTCTGTTCACTTCCGACTAGTTATGCAACACGCTTAGTTGGTCTGCAGGATTGCCAGACATATCATGAAAAGTACAACTTCTCTTCAAGCTTGAATGTTTTCACTGGTCAGATAACTGCGACGTCACAACATGAAAGCCAAGGTAATGACAACTCTATGCTGGCCTAGAAACAAGGTGCATCTTCAAGGAAATTGAGTTCTCACATtaacagtggtggcttaatgcttAGTGACGTGCAGTTGGAACTGAAATGGTTAAAGGTCTGAATCCCTCCCTAGCaagacaccactgaggtaccctgagcaaggtaccacccccaaatACTAGTctctgggtgctgaattagctgccccctgctatgtcacatatgggttaaatgcagaggacacatttcgttgtggtgtgtcaacaatggcaATTAATCGCTTATTTCTAACATCTTTGGCTTCTCTGTTCATGCAGCAATCATTCTCTTTTCCTTTTCTTCCACAGCAGCCACCGTCCTGCAGGTTTTTAAAAGAGCAGAACACCAGTCGTTCAGTTACATACAATGATTTACCTGATGCCTTCACCCGAAGGAGCTTACAGATTTTGTAGCCAATTATATACTTGGATAAATTTCACTGGAGCAATTCAGGTTGAGTACCTCACTTTAATATAAGCCTATACAACAGAATAAGCATTCCAGGTACAATAGCTAACAGATTTCATGGTCCTATCCTTTAACACTACAGTACCAACTGGGTAAGCATTTTAACAACAGCCAAAAAGCCATAAAGTGTAACACCTAATAAAACAGATACAGGCCTCCACCATACAGACCTAAGTTATAATGTCAGTACTGCCAATTAAACATCTACAAAGATTGTGTCACCTTGCAGTGAAATAAATACAGATTAACTACAATTGTGATATCTAATAGGGTCCATACTTACAATGGCAAACGTCTTGTACCCCTCCAGTATTGGCCTATATCCAGTACAACGGCACAAATTACCTGTGAAAAATTAGCATAGGCATAAACTTTTGTGGGGGGTGTGTTTGATATTTTTAATAGTACTGATCATAGTTAGGTGGAATGACAGTCAAAGTTTCGTCTTTATGTATAAGAAGATACATAGCATAACTTTGCAATGTCAAAGCTAAGTACAATACTATTCAATAGCTAATTATAGTTCCTGCACTTTACATTTTAAGTAATTTATTTGAGTTATTGAGGACAAGATTTTTGCATGAGCTCCACAAGTTATATACAGTGTGGCGCGTTGGTaagaaatgtaacaaaaatgAGCATGAGGCGCATaagtcatttatttttgttgtagAGGTAGCCAGAGTAAACTCACACAGAAACAGGAAGAATATGCATCTCTGTACAGCAGGGGCAACGTTTTACAAAGAATACTGCGATTGGTCAAAGTGAAACCCCTCCCTTGTTGACCTAGGGGCGTATTGAGCTTGGGAAAATCAGGGTGTGCTTGTAAATGTTACCTTGAAATGCCTCCTCAATGTCTAGTTTGGAAGGCTGAGGTCTGTTCCTCAACAGGGCGTACATGGACATGACGATTCCTGGTGTGCAAAATCCACATTGTGAGCCATGGACCTTGGCAATCCGCTCCTGGGTGGAAAAGTGGAATTTTTTTTCGTAAATGAATTTACATTACATTCCAGTCCAGAGATTACTCCATTGCAGTGTTTCTTTCTCAACTGAGTCCACAGGAACCCAACACACCTGAAGCAAATATTTAAGTAATGGAGAATACCAAATAACTGGTACATAtgtgctgggagctggaagggaacaCAAATGTGGCCTGTCTGGGAGTCCCTGAGGATTTATTGTATTAGACTAAGATTGTATAGAATACAAccaaattctttttttaaagcatAATATGGTTAACATGAAATGAGTCTTGTAAAGATGCAATCTATAACCTTTTCTTGCTGGAAGAGCTATGATTTTTTCCCCAGCTttgatatttttaatttattaaacaaaacaagggAAAAAGGCAAACCAGATTTCTTCAGTATCTGATCGGAATTGCTGTAAGATGCGATAGGACACAGGCATACATGTGTTTACCTGTACTGGGTGTACTTGGGTGGCCACGCTGCCAATTCCCTCCACAGTGGTGACAGCACTGTGATGCAGCGAGCAGACTGGAGCCAAGCAGGCATTGACTGCATGGTGACTGAAAGTATTTCATAAAGGCCTGCAACCAGGACCTGCCTGACCAAACAGCAgactgcactctgatatcaaATACTGAGGCAGTTCCAATATAATGGGTAAGAAACTCATTCGAAACCTCTGACCCACAGGTATTTGCAAAGAATCATGTGTCACTCTCATTTTAGAGGGGCATGCTACATATTATCTAGCATCTATGCAGTTACGGGGATGGGTAAACCTCTGGgtttatacataaataaaattccCTAGAAACAACACATTCTGTTGCCATGGcattaaaaaaattactttGTCACACTCTGTATCACATCACATTGAAACTCTCGAACTTTGTTCCTCTGCAGTGACCTAGATTCAACGTGTTTAACACATTGGTAAATAATTTCTAATGATATAATAACCCTGTGTCAAAAGCAACACCATACTTATTATAAAATACCAAATTTTCCATTTGCTTTTATTCACCAGACTCAAAGCACTGGTCAAGCCCACCACCGAATCATTGAAGGtacttttgtgtttttatgtcTAGAACAGGATACAGGATTCTGTTCAGGTGTGGGTTGAACCTGGAGATCATCACAGTGCAGGCCCCACATCCCCCTTCCGCACACCCCAGCTTGGTCCCAGTCAGTCCCACTGAGTAGAATAATATTAAGGATCAAGTGACAGAAAAACTTTACTTTCACGCTTTACTTCTGTAAGTAACAGCGACCTCACAATGTAAAGCAGAGCTTGCCTAATGGAAAAAAGTCATTGGGTCATTACTGACAAATCGCAAACATTTTTATAAACAAGAACTTGTGTAAACAGAGTGTCTGCACAATCCATTTGTCCATCTGTGCAAGTGAAACATAATACAGGCAAATTAGACACATTAGTTTTCGTAAGCATGAGTTTCTCAGTGCAGGTAGAAATCTAAACAAGCATTTGGAGAACACAGAAATTACACATACAGAGACAAGGGCAGGAATTGAACCCACAGCCCTGCACTCAATCATCAACCTGAATATAGTACAGTGTAGCAGGATTGGTCAGCTggaaatacacccccccccaaaaaaaaaaaaaaaaaaagattaaatcaAATCTGTGTGAAAAGCTTTGGAATTAAATGATATTTGGAATATTACTACTGCACAATTCACACAATGCACAGATATTCAGCCGTGGATCATAACTTTGTCTGAAAAAAAATAacgaaacaaacaaataaacgtTTTACATCATATTTTCATCAAATCATTATCTGTAACACGTTAGTATACATGCattgttaaaaatatataatctaAAAACGGAAATACAGTATATTCCACGTCAGGTCCATGACCTGAACAAATTATTTGGACTAGAATGTGCATACTCTGTATGTGACACACACAGTAAGGATACATTTTGTCCGGAGGTACGTCAGGAGCGTCATCTCTGGCTCTGCATTGCGTTCCACAATCTGAAAAATAACGTGAAACAAGGAAAAACAATACTTTCAAAAAATTTATTATAAATagattttcacatttttatctgCACTCAGCAAGATGGTTGTTTTGTCGGTGAAAATAATGAACAGACAGGTACACAGTACCGTTTAGTAGTTTGTGAATAAACGTTTAATAACCTTTTTACACTAATAACTGCGATCCCAAGAAGCATAAGTGAATGGAAGGAATGGAACTACAATATGTGTATCAGTACACTGACAAACTAATTAGCCTACCAATTTACTAATTTTAGCAAATCGAAGTGTGATTTGCATACGTATTGTAATAAAATACTTACATGCATAATTATATCCGCATTTATATTTTGAGCTGAGATGG from Brienomyrus brachyistius isolate T26 chromosome 14, BBRACH_0.4, whole genome shotgun sequence encodes the following:
- the LOC125707970 gene encoding xanthine dehydrogenase/oxidase-like, with protein sequence MVNCLNPQYMISTYTVIKQEMPDPANIDIGVSMEGELLFFVNGKKIVERNAEPEMTLLTYLRTKLGLTGTKLGCAEGGCGACTVMISRFNPHLNRILHHAVNACLAPVCSLHHSAVTTVEGIGSVATQVHPVQERIAKVHGSQCGFCTPGIVMSMYALLRNRPQPSKLDIEEAFQGNLCRCTGYRPILEGYKTFAIDGGCCGRKGKENDCCMNREAKDGGSVSQLYDPSEFKPLDPTQEVIFPPELSRLAKQENKKLQFKGERVVWIQPSCLTELLDLKAKYPEAKLVVGNTEVGIEMKFKNMLYPVILAPAVIPELTVVQHTRNGILFGAACTLTQLEEVLRSSVDDLLPYQTEVLHAILEQLRWFAGRQIRNVAAIGGNIMTASPISDLSPVFMAAGCKLTVVSKGGKRVLQMDDQFFPRYRKTALKPEEILLSIEIPYTRKGQYFSAFKQSLRREDDIAIVTCGMNVIFEEETNTVRHLQLSYGGMAPTTILAKETCKMLIGRKWNENLLEEACSLLSKEMTLDPSAPGGSVTYRRTLTISLFFKFFLTVQRKLAGDLKGQGIILEDVRPDYVSATELFHKEFPSCSQVYQAVPPGQNEEDVVGRPIMHLSALKQATGEAVYCDDIPHYKNELFLALVTSTTAHGQILSIDSEEAMSSPGVVTFLTAKDIPGSNLTGHAVYDETVLADGMVTCVGHIVGAIVADTQAHAQRAAKSVKIFYKELKPIVTIQEAIECKSFYQPVRSIKKGNLKEGFKEADLILEGEIHIGGQEHFYLEANCSLALPRGEDGEMELFVSTQSATKTQQLVAKVLGVPANRIVCRVKRMGGSFGGKESRSTLLSTVVALAAHKLKTPVRCMLDRDEDMLITGGRHPFLGRYKVGFMKTGKVIALEVTYYCNAGNSTDLSLSILERALFHMENCYNIPHIHGTGYMCRTNLPSNTAFRGFGGPQGMMVAESWICDVAMACGLPAEEVRKLNLYEEGDLTPFNQHLEQFTISRCWEECLVLAKYHCRRTQIEQFNRQHRWKKRGISVIPTKFGISFTAIFLNQAGALVHIYTDGSVLVTHGGTEMGQGLHTKIVQVASRALGIPDSMIHITETSTNTVPNTSPTAASVSSDLNGMAIYNACQTLIQRLEPYRTKNPQGTWKDWVTAAYLDRVNLSANGFYKTPDLGYNFETNQGRPFNYFSYGVACSEVEIDCLTGDHKNLHTTIVMDVGKSLNPAIDIGQVEGAFMQGVGLFTLEELRYSPQGILLTRGPGMYKIPAFSDIPTEFKVSLLRDAPNEKAIFSSKAVGEPPLFLAASVFYAIKDAITAARAESGLNGPFRLDSPASAERIRVACEDKFIKMCPPPEAGTFRPWAVQV